The sequence ACCAAAGGGCAGGACATCTTCAACCTGGAAAACGGGTAGAATGACGGGGCAAGGGCGCAGCGGGCACAGCAGCCCCTAGGGGTCGGGAGGGTGGGTCCCCATATCTGGGGGAGAGGACGCGAGGTGTAGGACCCGAGGGAACGGGGAGTTTGGGAGGCCATGGCCGAGGTGAAGGTGGAGCAACATGTCCTGTGCAGCAGGAGCTGGAGAAGCCGAGGAAGCCGAAGCCCGGCGAGGCGGGCCTGAGGAGGACGCCGCTCCCACCCGACGCCGGGACAGACGCCCTAGGTCAGCTGCGGATTCCTGTCCCGGGCGTCTTCGGGGGACCCCCAGGCCGGGCAGTGAACACCGCACACGGCCCTGGGCGTGGAGGGGGACCATGCGCGGGTAAGCGGAAGAAGCCACAGAAGGGTAGGACCCTCGTAGGACGGTCCTACTGGTGTCCGTCCCCGGAACGGCAGGAACGCTTGGAGAACCAGGCGGGGCTCGGGGCCAAGACCCCCTTTAATGGGCAGGGCGATTCCACGCTGCGCAGGTCTCCTCACCCCAAGGTCCTTCGGTGGGGTGGGGTCGGGGAGGGCTCGGGAGGCGGGGCGGCCCAACCGATCGGGCGGCTCCTCTGCCCTGGACGGCCGCGAGTGTCGGGCCGAGCTCAGTGCTCCCTGCCAGGGCCGCTGGAAGAGGGGCAGAGCCGTGTACCCCGCTGCACAGAGCGACACACGCACACTTCTCTGCGGTGGAGCGGCCATCCCAGGCCTGCCGGCCACCGCGCGCCACCACGGAGCAGGGGCCTCCGATAAAGCAGCGACTGTCGGGGCGGCGTGAGAAGCCATCTCAGTCCAGCCAGTTGCCCACGACGCCCGTGCCACCTTGCCGGGTCCTCCCCGGGGCCCGTGAGCTGGGTGTCCTCGTGCGGTGAGGGGATGAAGGGCCGGGGCGCCAGTGGGGTCGGGGAGCCCCGCTCGTCCTCCCGTGGCTCCCTGTCCCCCACGCCCGGGGAGGCCACGCCGCGTGCAAGCAGTTCTCCTCCAGGGCGACGGCGTGCCGAGGGCGCCAGGTCTCTCCTCCTCCGGGCCTCCGCGCGGGGACAGATGCCGCCGAGGGGCCACCTGGGCACGGGCAGGGCTGGCGCAGGCCTGGGGGCgcccctcctcccactgtccCGGCTGGGTACCGAGTGCCGGCTCTCCCGGGGCCGGAGACGCCGAGCGgagcggcccccgcccggccttGCCTCGGCCCCTTCCAGCCGGGGGTTCCGCTGTGCCAGGCCGCCTGGGACAGGCTGCTCGCTGCTGCCAGCTAGGAGACCCCAGCCGGCTCCCGCCGTTCAAAGCCCCTCCTGCCACGGGGTCAGGCCCGAGGGGCCCTGTGACAGGGCGGGCGGCCACGGCACACAGAGCCCTCTCTCAAGGGAGCGTGAGGCCGTGCCTGGCTGAGAGCGCCCCAAGCCTGCTTCTAGAGGTTTCTCCGAGGTCACCCCGCGGCCAGCCAGAGACTTCACCATCCTCCCTGCTTGGCGAGTCGTCTCCACGGCCCATCGTCCCCGTGAGCGCCTGGGTCGCTGTTGTTCTAGTCAACGCGAACCTGACCCGCTCGTGCAGGCCCTCGGCGGGGGCTTCCACCATGAACCCAGAGCCCCGCAGGGCCAGGAGGAGCCCAAGTGGACTGAGCACaacgggtgggggtgggggtgggagtggggctggggtggggcgaCTACCGGCCACGCCTGCAGATCTATGCTGGGCGAGAGCACTGCAGGCACAGAGTATGGCCCTTGAGATGGCACCGAGCACGACGGGGATCCGAGGTTGGCAGCTCCTCAGGGGGCAGAAGACAACAGGGGCTAACAGATTGGACAGCGAGgcgaggcggggggtgggggtgtgcgcATCCGAAGCCCCAGGGGCTAGTGTCGGGCTGAGGGCTCTCCCCTCGCTGCAGCCTCTCCATGCCCTCGGGCAGCATCACGTGCACCATGTGTGTCCCTCCCACGTCATACCTGAGGAAACAGAGACCTCAGAGCCCTGCTGGGGGGCCGGggcctccctggggctccccgTGCAGAGCCACTGGCCTGGCTCCCGTTGGCCTCTCCGTCCTCCTGGGCCGTGGACGGGGCTCGAGCTCGGGCTCCTACGCCGTCTAACCGGGGAAGCCTCTCCCTCTCGGCCGTCCGCCCTCGGCcgtctgccctctgcctctcGGGTCACCGTCCGGGGAGCCCTGCAGCCTCACAAGAGCCCCGGCGGGTGTCCGGGGTCAAGGGCACGGAGCAGCCACTGCTCAGCCCCCAGGCGGCCGCTGGGGACGCGCAGCGCCCTGCACCCGCAGGGACTCGGAGCCGGGAGGGACAGCCGGGCAGGGTGCTCCCAGCGAGGCGGGCAGGAAGGCTTTACCTGAAAATAGGCCCCAGCTCCTGGAAGGTGCAGTGCATCTCCAGGTGGAGGCTCTCAGAGCCCTGCTGCCTCCAGATCTGCAGCACCCGCATCCACTTGTTGCCGGGACAGCGGGGCACGGCTTCGAAGGGCAGCACCGCCCTGGGGGCCGGAGCGGCTCGGGTGCCCAGTGTGGGTGCCCTGCTCAAGGCCAGCCAGGGCCCGGCCCGCCACCCTCGCGCCTGTGCCCTGAAGGCCATTCCGATGCTCCCTCCGTCCCCTGTCAGCACAGTCCTTTTATCTCGCCCTGAGGCCTGGAGCGACGACTCGATCGCGTCATGGGAGAAAGCTGTCCCTGGACGAGGCCAGGAAACCCGGCTCAGGGGTCAGGgccggcggaggaggaggaggaggaggaggaggaggaggaggaggccgaaAGAGATGGATGGGCGCCTCACTCCCACTTGCGCAAGGCCTGCTGGTGGCCGGGCGTTGAGAGCAGGTGCGGGGTGTGGCCCGGGGGCCCAGGTGGCTTGGCCAGGGTAGGGCCCTCGCCCCCTCCcgggtgggggaaggagcaagATGGATGGGTCCTTATCTTTTCAAGAGATGACAGGGGCCTGGGCtactttcctctccctctacgAGGACCAGGGCAGGAAGGAGCGGAGCGCGTCATCCCATCGACCCACAGGCCTTCTTGGACTGCTCTCCCCCTGGCCTCAGGCTGGGTGCAGGAGACCCCGACACTAACCTTAAGCTGGCTCGTCCCACCAATGAGCGCTTTTGGTCCTGGGGCCGGAGCCGGGGcatgggggctggaggggggggcAACGGGGGAAATCCAGAGAGCCAACTGAGGGTGGCACTGATGGGGCCAAGGCCCTATATGCCTGTCTGGCCTGCAGGCTCAGTTCAGGAGTAGCCAGTGGCCAGGACACGAGGGTCACTGATAGGATGCCCGGCAAGCCCCTCCTCGGCAGGGAAGCGGGGGGGGCACAGCTGGCATGGCCCACGCGTGGCCCGCGGGCCTGGGCCTGTGCTCAGTGCCTACGCCCTCCTCTCTCATCTGCACGCGTGCTCTCGGGGCTGCAGGCTGTGAGCTCAGGCCAGGCGGGAAAGGATGGATTCTATGATGGGGTGTGTGCTCGGGCTCCCGACCCTTGGAGGGTGGATCCACAGTTCGGGGTGCCAGGGCATCTTCCTGACACCTGGCGGCATTCCCACAAGGTGGCTATCGCTGTCACGGTTCCCATTTTCAGAGAGGGGACAGAGACCCGGCCACTGCCACTTCCCACAGGCCCCGGTTCCTCGCAACCCCCCGACCCCCGCGTCAGATGCcactcctcccctgccctggctcctctGTGCTCCCCTGCTGTGCCTGCAGCCCCGACCCTCATTTGGGGAGCGGACGATGGGGGCAGCCGCTCCAGCTCAGACTGGAGGCAGGTTGGAGGGCGCGTGAGGGTTTTAGCAGGGACGGTGGGATCTGAGTCTGTTTTCCATTGGCCTCAAGGCAGCGGCTCCCTGCTCCTGACCCTCCCTGAGGGAGTCCCGGGTGGGGCGGGGCGAGGAGTCAGAAGTGCCAAGGCCCCCGGCAGCAAGCCGAGGCGTGCTGTGCCTCACCCCGGAGGGTGCACGGGCATGTGTCCTCGGGCGACAGAGGCAGGCGGGAGCCACACCGGCGCGGGCCCAGGCCATGCGGGACACTCCCGCTGCCCCCGGGCCCAGGCCATGCGGGACACTCCCGCTGCCCGACCTGCCCTGTGACCCCCTGCAGCTGAGGGTGGGGGCGCACGCCCACCTCCTGACCTGGGGCGTCCCCTGGAGGCCGACAGGCCACCTGCAGCGGGCCTggaccccgccacccccccccccccccccccccccccccgcagggctgaaggcgaccccccccccccccaggtgatGGGTTGGGCTCCAGGAGGGCCCTTGCCTTCGGCCACGCGGCTGGACTCCCAGCAGTGGTGGGTGGGTGTCCAGGTTGCACAGTGATGAGGCCGGCTGCGATCGCAGGGCCAGGTGGCCAGACAGCACTGACGGGGACCCAGCGCACGACACACTCCGCAGGATCTGTGTGTGCTTCGCACTTCCTCCGTGGGATCGGCTCCtaccccgggaccccgggtctCCGTCATCTCATCATCTCGTTCCCCTTCGGCTCCGTGTTCTCCACATTCAAAAACGCAAAGCTCACCCCTTCAAACTTGGGTGTGGGTAAGGCTGGCGCCAGCATTCTCACAGGttgcacgtgtgtgcgtgtgtctgccTCTTCCTACGTGTGCCCGGCGGACACCCAGCTCGCTCAGCAGTTCCAGACGGGATGGCATGAGGCAGTGGGGGGGCCGTTGTGGCATCTTCCCCATCTGACGGCCGTCCCGGTCTGACCCGGGCTCTGAGGGGATCCGAGGCTCTCCCGGCTAGGCCTCTCCCGGGCCACGCGCCAGCAGCGCTCTGCCTGTCACCAGGTGTGTCTCTATTCCCGGGGCCGTGGGAGAGACCCTGAGGGCGTGGGGGCTCGCGGTGCGTTCCTCTGCCCCCTCGGCCACTCGGGGCCCCGTCCCTCTAGGCAGCTTGCGCAGCACGTGGCAGGGGAGCACCTGTTGGCTCTCTGTCCAGGGCCCATCCCCCGGCCGCCTGAATACCCCGGTATTGGGGGTGCAGCGGTTTCCTCTTGGTCACAGCTGCCTGCGCTGCCCCAGGAGCAgtggccctgggggaggggacccaCCAGCCCAGGGGCCCCCACAGAGTGCACTTGCCCGTGGTGACACTAGGCTCTGGGCTGCTGGCCTCTGCACGCCGTTCCCGTGAACAGGAAAAAacacttttctcctcctccccggAAAGTCACAGTGGTCTGGGACTTTCTGTCACATAAAGCAAAGCTCTTGGTGGGCAACGCAGTGGCCCCGCCAGCAAAGCCCCCTCGGACTGGTCCACGGTGGGGGGGCCATCGCTGCTCCTGCAGCAAGTACCCGGGGGACCGCTGACCCGACCCGACCCTCCGGGCGCTGCCTGCCGCTGTCGCCAGGGCGGGGctctctccaggagcagcacTGCGGGCCCTGAGCGCTTCCCCTGCCTTGGACCTGCTCCCCTCTCCCGCCCGGCCATGAACGTCATGTCTCCATCGCCCCCTTGGAACCCACGGCCATCCGCTCTAGCCCTGGCAACCTGAGCATCAGCTCACAGGCAGGTACGACACGGCCACCACCGACAGCGCTGCCCTCCGGGGACCTCCGAAGGCCCCGCAAAAGGCGCGTCTGCGTCTGCGCCACGACGCCCACCCTGCTCCCACTTCACCAGCTCTGCTGCGAGGACTCGGCGCACGGACAGAGGACGACAAGCCGAGGGCACCCTCCTCGGACCCTGGCTCCGATCCTCCGAGCACtaccccaccacctcctcccgTCCACGGTGACTCTTCTGCAGTCTCTAGCGCACTGGGGGCCACATGTTCCCTGAGGCCTCCGAGCTCCTTATCCTGCAGCCGCTGACGCCTCCCACCAAGTCATGGACGGTGCTCCTCACGGTGTCCCCAAACAGCGCCAGCTCCACACAGAAGGACTCTCCCTACACCTGCTTCGGGACTCCGTGTGAGGTTCCACCACGCACACCCGTCCTTTCTTGGGAGATGCCGCGCTGCCGGGGGCCCTGCAGACTCTCCTATGGGTGACCTGTGGCCCCTCTTGCTCTTTGGGCAGAAGTGCCCTCATTTGCCTGCCCTGACACGAGGGGCCCCCCAAGGTGAGTGGTATGACCTGTGCTGCCCTCTGCCTGGCGGGCAGAAGTCGGACGAATGATCGGGGGCGACCCTGTGAGCCCACACACGGGTACCGCTTGCCAGATCAGGTCCAGGTCCATTGTATGGAATTCCCTATGTTCCGTCTCCTGGAGTCCGGGTGGGGGAGCTGAGTGCGAGCAGCCGAGGGGGTGCCGCCCCCATCAAAGGAAGGCTGTCCCCGGGATGATGGCCCCACCCCACGCCGGGGACTCCTTCCCTCCTGGGGCTCTCACGCTCACATCATCCTGTCTTcctggccctgggccctcccAAGGAAGCCCAGAAGCATGCGACCACTACTCTTCACAGGGGACACTCGGGCTCCCCTCCTCCAGCACTGACGCCCTCAAAGGCCAAGACGAGGAAAGAGGGTCAGAAATCAAGAGTGACAAGGCTGGTGTTCCAAGAGACACACTCGTCAGCGGGATCACTGTCAGAGGGTTTGGACTCACCCCAAGGCAGGCTGTGGGCTCTGACCAACTGGGTGTGGGCCCCGCCCCCCCGTCCTAAGGCCCCTCAGAGGCAGACGGTGAGTCAGTGGGCGGAAAACAAGTTTAATGCCACAGGTTCCAAGCATGAGCAGCGAGTCCACGTCATCTGTGCCACCTGCAGAAGGTGGGCCCGAGCCATGCTCTGTGGGTCACGGCAACCTGAGGCCCGCTAGCCCCGGGGACAGCATGAGGAGGGGCACCAGCCAGGCACTGCTGCTCCTCACGTCGCTCGCTCTCCCGGATTGTTCAAACTCTAGATCAGAGATCTCTGGTACCTCTTGATTACACAATGACCCTCCGCAGCACTTTGCATACAGAAAAGGCATAGGCTGTAGGAGAACAAAGGACTTGACTATCCGACCGATGTGTACAGGCATGGGACAATACTTCGAGCACTGCTTTGAAACATAGAAGAAACGTGGATATACTCCTAGAAgcaaataagaaagagagaaatgaatgcCGTGAATCGAAAGCAGGTCCCCCAGAGCACCTCCTGCCTGTACCCACCCAGCCCTGACCCACTCGGGGTGCCCCCGCTCAGAGGCTCCTGCTTAAAGAGGCCCCTCCATCCAGGGGGGAGTCTGGAGCCACCGCCCAGGCGGATCGGCTCAGGCCTCTGTGATCAGAGTGcttccggggggcgggggaggcttGGCTGCAGAGTGGCCTCGAgaggtgcccccacccccggcctgtCCACGCCCACCgggagcctgggcctgggctctCCTTTTGGGACCTTACCGGCTGTTGGGCCTCAGCTTCTCACTACCAGGTGCACGGGCCTCTGAAACCCCGGGTGCACGTGCGAGCTCGGACTCTTGCCCGTCCTCGCCACTGCCCGGGGCTCAGCGCTGGCCTCTGGACGAGCCGCCACCCAGGGCCCGGGAGCCAGCGCTGTCGCCGTGCACCTGCACGGGCAGCAGGGTCGGCACTGTCCGCGGGGCCCTCTTCTGGCTTCACCTCATCGGCAGTTCCTCGTGCTCATCGCGTCCCCCCAGGAGCCTGTGAGGTCTGCGCGGGGCATGTGCGCGGGCCCTCCCGAAGCGGCTGCCAGACTGCCTCTGATCTGGGGAGCCCTGACCTGGCCACGCCCTGGGGTGCCGGCCTCCAGACTCCTCTTTGGGGGGAAGGGCTTCGTGTGGCCAGAGGCTCTTGGGGGATTCACACGCGACTGAGTGATGGTCTCCACACATCTTCCAGCACACGCATTCCTTCCAGAACATACGGCAGCCCGCGGCCCTACTCGGTGGCTCTCACGTAAAAGCTACTCTCCGAGGGACAGGGGACATCGTTAACACATCGTTCATTCAAAAATGAGTACAGGTCAGGCCGCCTGGCGGCTCAGActgttgagcgtctgactctgtTTCGACTCAGCTCCTGATCTCGGCGTCGAGAGGTCgggccccgtgttgggctccaggctcagcagagtcggcttgggactctctctccctgtgcccctgcccaGGTGCATGCACCACCTgagcttcctctccctctccttctccctctccctctctcggGTACTTAAGTAAAtgcttagcaaaataaaaatggacacaaATACACCTCTGCTGCTTTCTTCCTACACCCACTATTTCCTCTTGTCCCACTCCTGGGGGTCGACCCCGGGGTGGCACTGGTCCTCCGCAAACTGGTCTCCTCGGCCACCTGCTTCCTTCCAGTCCTGGTCGCAGGATCTTGCTCtccaattttatttaaacatcactactttgttgtatattttttcttgtactttgatttgccaacatatagcataacacccagtgctcatcctgtagtgcccccctcagtgcccgtcaccccacccccctcccactacccctcattcatttcccacagttaggagtctctcatgttgtgtcaccctaatatttcccactcattttctctcctttcccctttaatccctttcacaaTTTCTTAGTTTTCccaaatgagaccatataatgtttgtccttctccgactgacttacttcactcagcacgtggaagcacatggtgggtatttgtcgttgcTACTGGCTGAGGAACGTTCCACCGTATACACGGACCACAGCTTCTTCATCCTCATCtgcgatggacaccgaggctcctctcACAGTGTGGCttctgtggacattgctgctgtgaacatcggggtgcaggtgtcccggcctttccctgcatccgtatctttggggtaaatccccagcagtgcaatggctgggtcgtagggcaggtctatttttaactctttgaggaacctccacacagttttccagagtggctgccccagttcacactcccaccaacagtgcaggagggctccccttgctccacatcctcgccaacgtttgttgtttcctgtcttgctaattttccccattctcactggggtgaggtgggatctccttgtggttttgatgtgtgtttccctgatggccagtgatgcggagcgttttctcatgtgtttgGTGGCCGAGTCTatgccttctttggtgaaatttctgttcatgtgttttgcccatttcatgattggttgcttgcttctttgctgttgagtttaataagttctttatagatcttggacactagcccttgatctgatatgtcatttgcaaatagcttctcccatcctgtaggttgtcttatagttttgttgaccgtttccttggctgtgcagaagctttattACCTGATtgagtcccaacagttcatttttgcttttgttacccttgcctTCATAGAAAGGTCACTTTGAGATTAGTTATTCCTTGAGGAGTAAAACATGACAGACCCTGATTCCATTTGCTAACCTGCCTGTGAACCCCAAAATGAACAGAGATACTCACTCATGGCAACGGAAGCACAGAACTGTACACCCTGGGCACATTGTGTTGGATTCCGGCAGGCGAATGTATTCTCTTTCTCACAAACGTGACACCTCAGCAGGCCTGAAAGGAGGGATAAACACAAAGCAGAATGTTCCAGTCTCCAATCCTACGAGGTGAACGCccaccatcccctccctcctccacgtGACCACAACCAGTGGGTCCCGAGTCCTCGGTCTTCTCTCCTGGGGGGTCCCTCCGCCTCCCCCAGGCTGACCCACACCCGGACACCAGGTAcggcctcacacacacacacatatggcaCTGCACCCGCACAGCCTCACCGCAGCCTGCGCACGCACGCCTTCCCGCACAAGCATGCTCCCCACACTCACAGGCCTGGCGTCTCATGCTCAGCGGCTCGCGAGACTGGCCGTCTGCTCTCGCAGGCCCTCCCCACTGGCCTCCCGGCCCAGCTAACCGCCTCCAGCACCCGCTGCACCCTCCTCGACCCCCAGGGCCTGCACCCTGGCCCCCATGCCGTTGCCCACTGTTGGGTCACTATGAGGACAGTTACCCACTCCCAGGAGAGAGCTGGTCACCTCTCGCGGCGGTGCCAGTCCTCCAAGACAACGCTGGAGGGTCCCAGAAGGACCAGGTGGGCTTAGCTCCCCCGATGGCTCCCAGGAAGACAGTGTGAGGGGACACCGCGGGGACCACGGGGTGCTGTGGGGGACACCGGGATTCCGGCCATGACTACGCCTGCCCCCCCTTGGCGGGGGGCCCAACACTAAGAGGCTGCCCCATCAGGCGTCCCTATCTGTGGGCCACTCTCCTGACGCTGTCCTGCTCCCAGCTGCCTGTGCTCTTCCCGTCCAGAACCAGCTGGGGCTG comes from Canis lupus familiaris isolate Mischka breed German Shepherd chromosome 13, alternate assembly UU_Cfam_GSD_1.0, whole genome shotgun sequence and encodes:
- the LOC119876931 gene encoding cytochrome P450 11B1, mitochondrial-like, which produces MAFRAQARGWRAGPWLALSRAPTLGTRAAPAPRAVLPFEAVPRCPGNKWMRVLQIWRQQGSESLHLEMHCTFQELGPIFRNICPPTSTRGPTVALYSCSVPFGLQNILEFDGGDDCTAL
- the LOC119875695 gene encoding lymphocyte antigen 6K-like isoform X7; its protein translation is MMILLALLLLVDLPRVETNVTVSGTQGLLRCHVCEKENTFACRNPTQCAQGVQFCASVAMRVYPRFFYVSKQCSKYCPMPVHIGRIVKSFVLLQPMPFLYAKCCGGSLCNQEVPEISDLEFEQSGRASDVRSSSAWLVPLLMLSPGLAGLRLP